The sequence AGGCAGGTATCGAGAAGATGGCCGTGGCCAGTGGTTTCTATATCGCGGGCATTTACCGGGAAAAAGCATCGGGAGCCAGGGCTGACAGACCAGAGCTTCTCCGTATGATTGCCGATCTTCAGCCAGGCGATGTGGTGATAGCTGAAAAAATTGACCGTATCAGCCGCCTCCCTCTTCCTGAAGCTGAAAAACTGATTGCTTCCATTAGAGACAAAGGTGCCCGGCTGGCCATTCCCGGCATTGTGGATTTGTCCGAACTCGTGGCAGAAAATGATGGTGTATCTCGTATTGTCCTTGAATCTGTTCAGGAGCTGTTACTGAAAGTTGCTCTTCAGACTGCCCGCGATGATTACGAAATACGACGTGAAAGACAGCGGCAGGGAGTTCAACTCGCCAAAGTCGCAGGCAAGTACGCAGGCAGAAAGGCCGACCTCGTAACCCACGAACGTATCATTACCCTCCGGCAGTCCGGGCTAACAATTGAACGTACAGCAACGCTGGCTGGATGCAGCATCAGTCAGGTCAAACGCATCTGGGCAATCCATCAGTCGCAAAAGAATTCGTGATTCAGAGCATTCACCAAGGATTGTTCGATATACCAGTTAGGGTTCCACGCCCAAATCGCTAAAAATCCCGTCAGACAGGCAAATACCGGATAAATAATGTGATGCATCACATTACTTATTGTAGTGGCACACTGAATTTGGCCACCTGAACAGAGGTGATATGCTCACCTCAGGACATTACAGGTGCTTCAATGAAAAAAAGAAATTTCAGTGCAGAGTTCAAACGCGAATCCGCTCAACTGGTCGTTGACCAGAACTACACCGTGGCAGATGCAGCCAGTGCTATGGATGTCGGCCTTTCCACAATGACGC comes from Serratia symbiotica and encodes:
- a CDS encoding recombinase family protein; the encoded protein is MKIARIYERVSTAEQDLTRQAGIEKMAVASGFYIAGIYREKASGARADRPELLRMIADLQPGDVVIAEKIDRISRLPLPEAEKLIASIRDKGARLAIPGIVDLSELVAENDGVSRIVLESVQELLLKVALQTARDDYEIRRERQRQGVQLAKVAGKYAGRKADLVTHERIITLRQSGLTIERTATLAGCSISQVKRIWAIHQSQKNS